In Rhodamnia argentea isolate NSW1041297 chromosome 11, ASM2092103v1, whole genome shotgun sequence, one genomic interval encodes:
- the LOC115756866 gene encoding pentatricopeptide repeat-containing protein At4g38150 isoform X1 → MVHWLWPITGHRFIHLRPLPASSSNMAAPWRRLCNVVRGSNISHERIKESSSIKVHSMTFQDLSSSFGFNESGLEDARPNQSQSQSRSQSQSQSPGYNKDNQYQAPPPNPIPNRPLRGRQQSQRIEGNNGPNFRGERVRRDRSDDSFLEKFKLSFDKRDKPEGDAASATIKLSQEENKANSNQMATEGQPPLPEDADQIFKKMKETGLIPNAVAMLDGLCKDGLVQEAMKLFGLMREKGSIPEVVIYTAVVEGFCKAQKFDDAKRIFRKMQNNGITPNAFSFTVLIQGLYRCDRLEDALEFCEEMIDAGHSPNVTTFVGLVNGVCKEKGVEEAQIIIGRLREKGYVINEKAVREFLEKKAPFSSMVWEAIFGKKQSHNLF, encoded by the exons ATGGTTCACTGGTTGTGGCCAATAACTGGGCATAGATTCATACA CCTCAGGCCTCTTCCCGCATCAAG CTCTAACATGGCAGCACCGTGGCGTCGACTTTGCAACGTCGTCCGTGGTTCCAATATATCTCATGAAAGGATCAAGGAGAGTAGCAGCATAAAGGTGCACAGCATGACATTCCAGGATCTTAGCAGCTCCTTTGGTTTCAATGAAAGTGGGCTGGAAGATGCAAGACCAAACCAAAGCCAGAGCCAGAGCCGGAGCCAAAGCCAAAGCCAAAGCCCTGGCTACAACAAGGACAACCAGTATCAAGCTCCTCCTCCGAACCCAATACCCAATAGACCTTTGAGAGGTCGTCAACAATCTCAACGCATAGAAGGGAACAATGGGCCTAATTTTAGAGGAGAAAGAGTGAGAAGAGATCGATCCGATGATAGTTTCTTGGAAAAATTTAAGCTGAGTTTTGACAAGAGGGATAAGCCCGAGGGAGATGCAGCAAGTGCAACTATCAAGTTGTCTCAGGAAGAAAATAAAGCAAATTCTAACCAAATGGCAACCGAAGGCCAGCCGCCACTCCCAGAAGATGCTGATCAgatattcaagaaaatgaaggaGACGGGTCTAATTCCAAATGCAGTGGCGATGCTTGATGGTCTTTGCAAAGATGGGTTGGTCCAGGAAGCAATGAAGCTTTTTGGTCTGATGCGGGAGAAGGGTTCTATTCCAGAAGTTGTTATATACACAGCTGTTGTTGAAGGGTTTTGCAAGGCCCAAAAGTTTGACGATGCGAAGAGGATTTTCAGGAAGATGCAGAATAACGGGATTACTCCAAATGCATTCAGCTTTACCGTGCTAATACAAGGTTTATACAGATGTGACAGATTGGAGGACGCTCTTGAGTTCTGCGAGGAGATGATTGATGCCGGTCATTCTCCCAATGTGACTACTTTCGTGGGGTTGGTGAATGGGGTGTGTAAGGAGAAGGGTGTTGAAGAAGCTCAAATCATTATCGGCAGGCTCCGGGAGAAGGGATATGTAATTAACGAGAAAGCTGTCAGAGAATTCTTGGAGAAGAAGGCTCCATTCTCATCCATGGTCTGGGAGGCAATCTTTGGGAAGAAACAGTCGCATAACTTATTCTGA
- the LOC115756866 gene encoding pentatricopeptide repeat-containing protein At4g38150 isoform X2: MVHWLWPITGHRFIHSNMAAPWRRLCNVVRGSNISHERIKESSSIKVHSMTFQDLSSSFGFNESGLEDARPNQSQSQSRSQSQSQSPGYNKDNQYQAPPPNPIPNRPLRGRQQSQRIEGNNGPNFRGERVRRDRSDDSFLEKFKLSFDKRDKPEGDAASATIKLSQEENKANSNQMATEGQPPLPEDADQIFKKMKETGLIPNAVAMLDGLCKDGLVQEAMKLFGLMREKGSIPEVVIYTAVVEGFCKAQKFDDAKRIFRKMQNNGITPNAFSFTVLIQGLYRCDRLEDALEFCEEMIDAGHSPNVTTFVGLVNGVCKEKGVEEAQIIIGRLREKGYVINEKAVREFLEKKAPFSSMVWEAIFGKKQSHNLF, translated from the exons ATGGTTCACTGGTTGTGGCCAATAACTGGGCATAGATTCATACA CTCTAACATGGCAGCACCGTGGCGTCGACTTTGCAACGTCGTCCGTGGTTCCAATATATCTCATGAAAGGATCAAGGAGAGTAGCAGCATAAAGGTGCACAGCATGACATTCCAGGATCTTAGCAGCTCCTTTGGTTTCAATGAAAGTGGGCTGGAAGATGCAAGACCAAACCAAAGCCAGAGCCAGAGCCGGAGCCAAAGCCAAAGCCAAAGCCCTGGCTACAACAAGGACAACCAGTATCAAGCTCCTCCTCCGAACCCAATACCCAATAGACCTTTGAGAGGTCGTCAACAATCTCAACGCATAGAAGGGAACAATGGGCCTAATTTTAGAGGAGAAAGAGTGAGAAGAGATCGATCCGATGATAGTTTCTTGGAAAAATTTAAGCTGAGTTTTGACAAGAGGGATAAGCCCGAGGGAGATGCAGCAAGTGCAACTATCAAGTTGTCTCAGGAAGAAAATAAAGCAAATTCTAACCAAATGGCAACCGAAGGCCAGCCGCCACTCCCAGAAGATGCTGATCAgatattcaagaaaatgaaggaGACGGGTCTAATTCCAAATGCAGTGGCGATGCTTGATGGTCTTTGCAAAGATGGGTTGGTCCAGGAAGCAATGAAGCTTTTTGGTCTGATGCGGGAGAAGGGTTCTATTCCAGAAGTTGTTATATACACAGCTGTTGTTGAAGGGTTTTGCAAGGCCCAAAAGTTTGACGATGCGAAGAGGATTTTCAGGAAGATGCAGAATAACGGGATTACTCCAAATGCATTCAGCTTTACCGTGCTAATACAAGGTTTATACAGATGTGACAGATTGGAGGACGCTCTTGAGTTCTGCGAGGAGATGATTGATGCCGGTCATTCTCCCAATGTGACTACTTTCGTGGGGTTGGTGAATGGGGTGTGTAAGGAGAAGGGTGTTGAAGAAGCTCAAATCATTATCGGCAGGCTCCGGGAGAAGGGATATGTAATTAACGAGAAAGCTGTCAGAGAATTCTTGGAGAAGAAGGCTCCATTCTCATCCATGGTCTGGGAGGCAATCTTTGGGAAGAAACAGTCGCATAACTTATTCTGA
- the LOC115756866 gene encoding pentatricopeptide repeat-containing protein At4g38150 isoform X3, with protein sequence MAAPWRRLCNVVRGSNISHERIKESSSIKVHSMTFQDLSSSFGFNESGLEDARPNQSQSQSRSQSQSQSPGYNKDNQYQAPPPNPIPNRPLRGRQQSQRIEGNNGPNFRGERVRRDRSDDSFLEKFKLSFDKRDKPEGDAASATIKLSQEENKANSNQMATEGQPPLPEDADQIFKKMKETGLIPNAVAMLDGLCKDGLVQEAMKLFGLMREKGSIPEVVIYTAVVEGFCKAQKFDDAKRIFRKMQNNGITPNAFSFTVLIQGLYRCDRLEDALEFCEEMIDAGHSPNVTTFVGLVNGVCKEKGVEEAQIIIGRLREKGYVINEKAVREFLEKKAPFSSMVWEAIFGKKQSHNLF encoded by the coding sequence ATGGCAGCACCGTGGCGTCGACTTTGCAACGTCGTCCGTGGTTCCAATATATCTCATGAAAGGATCAAGGAGAGTAGCAGCATAAAGGTGCACAGCATGACATTCCAGGATCTTAGCAGCTCCTTTGGTTTCAATGAAAGTGGGCTGGAAGATGCAAGACCAAACCAAAGCCAGAGCCAGAGCCGGAGCCAAAGCCAAAGCCAAAGCCCTGGCTACAACAAGGACAACCAGTATCAAGCTCCTCCTCCGAACCCAATACCCAATAGACCTTTGAGAGGTCGTCAACAATCTCAACGCATAGAAGGGAACAATGGGCCTAATTTTAGAGGAGAAAGAGTGAGAAGAGATCGATCCGATGATAGTTTCTTGGAAAAATTTAAGCTGAGTTTTGACAAGAGGGATAAGCCCGAGGGAGATGCAGCAAGTGCAACTATCAAGTTGTCTCAGGAAGAAAATAAAGCAAATTCTAACCAAATGGCAACCGAAGGCCAGCCGCCACTCCCAGAAGATGCTGATCAgatattcaagaaaatgaaggaGACGGGTCTAATTCCAAATGCAGTGGCGATGCTTGATGGTCTTTGCAAAGATGGGTTGGTCCAGGAAGCAATGAAGCTTTTTGGTCTGATGCGGGAGAAGGGTTCTATTCCAGAAGTTGTTATATACACAGCTGTTGTTGAAGGGTTTTGCAAGGCCCAAAAGTTTGACGATGCGAAGAGGATTTTCAGGAAGATGCAGAATAACGGGATTACTCCAAATGCATTCAGCTTTACCGTGCTAATACAAGGTTTATACAGATGTGACAGATTGGAGGACGCTCTTGAGTTCTGCGAGGAGATGATTGATGCCGGTCATTCTCCCAATGTGACTACTTTCGTGGGGTTGGTGAATGGGGTGTGTAAGGAGAAGGGTGTTGAAGAAGCTCAAATCATTATCGGCAGGCTCCGGGAGAAGGGATATGTAATTAACGAGAAAGCTGTCAGAGAATTCTTGGAGAAGAAGGCTCCATTCTCATCCATGGTCTGGGAGGCAATCTTTGGGAAGAAACAGTCGCATAACTTATTCTGA
- the LOC115756817 gene encoding pentatricopeptide repeat-containing protein At3g62890-like has product MYSAPKNLWSVADHLTVVLQKHSFTRKQLEQLHARILAGGLLHSAPLLTTFLSSCYRSQEPRYALLFMRNLPMRIPSLWNSTVRLSLDSGLWPDFVGLYNGMLRNSVFPSKTGLLDFYGKVGDLRCARKMFAGMLQRDVVADNAMVSALSKHGCVEEARDLFDNMPQRNSASWNSMITCYCKSGDIGAARSMFDANPVKDVVSWNAVIDGYIKADQLLAAQELFVTMGTARNSVTWNTMISGYVQCKEFGKAVATFQEMRVENVKPTEVTMISLLSACAHLGALDMGEWIHDYIRRKHLKIDAVLGNALIDMYSKCGSIEAASDVFDRLPVKNIFCWNSIIAGMGTNGYGEKAVDLFALMQEEGLKPDGVTFVGLLSGCSHSGLVSAGRRYFSEMYDIYGVTPAIEHYGCMVDLLGRAGLLKEAVELVKTMPVKPNAQVWGSLLMACQIHKDNELSKDVVQNLLDLDPRDGGNYVYLSNLYASLSRWDEVNVCRKVMIDRGVHKVPGCSSIEVDGMVHEFVAGDSRHLQITQINMFLDEIAKKLKEHGHASNRALVLHDIEDEEKETAVSYHSERIAVAFGLMSTPPGKTIRVVKNLRTCSDCHSALKIISNVYKREIVVRDRKRFHHFKDGCCSCRDYW; this is encoded by the exons ATGTATTCGGCACCCAAGAATCTATGGTCTGTTGCCGACCACCTCACTGTCGTACTTCAAAAACATTCCTTCACTCGGAAACAGCTGGAGCAGCTCCACGCCCGAATCCTCGCCGGCGGTCTCCTCCACTCTGCTCCTCTCCTGACCACGTTCCTCTCATCATGCTATCGCTCTCAAGAACCTCGCTACGCTTTGCTTTTCATGCGCAATCTGCCGATGCGTATTCCATCTTTGTGGAACTCGACGGTTCGGTTGTCGCTGGACTCCGGTCTGTGGCCGGATTTTGTGGGTTTATACAATGGGATGCTCCGTAATAGTGTCTTTCCCAGCAAG ACTGGGTTGCTCGACTTCTATGGAAAGGTTGGGGATTTGAGGTGCGCAAGAAAGATGTTTGCGGGAATGCTGCAGAGGGACGTGGTGGCTGATAACGCCATGGTTTCTGCGCTTAGCAAGCATGGATGCGTGGAGGAGGCTCGTGATTTGTTCGATAATATGCCGCAGCGGAACTCGGCTTCTTGGAACTCTATGATAACTTGCTATTGCAAGTCGGGTGATATTGGCGCTGCCCGTTCAATGTTTGATGCAAACCCAGTCAAAGATGTGGTCTCTTGGAATGCGGTGATTGACGGGTACATCAAAGCGGACCAGCTACTGGCTGCTCAGGAGTTATTTGTAACGATGGGAACTGCCAGGAATTCTGTTACTTGGAACACTATGATATCAGGTTATGTTCAGTGTAAGGAATTTGGGAAAGCAGTAGCCACATTTCAAGAAATGCGGGTCGAGAATGTGAAACCAACTGAAGTTACCATGATTAGTTTGTTATCTGCCTGCGCTCACCTTGGAGCACTAGACATGGGTGAGTGGATTCATGATTACATCAGGAGGAAGCACTTAAAGATTGATGCTGTTTTAGGTAATGCCCTTATAGATATGTACAGCAAGTGTGGGAGCATAGAGGCTGCTAGTGATGTATTCGACAGGCTTcctgtgaaaaatattttctgttggaaCTCGATCATAGCAGGAATGGGCACAAATGGTTATGGTGAAAAGGCAGTTGATCTATTTGCTCTGATGCAAGAGGAGGGACTAAAGCCAGATGGGGTCACCTTTGTTGGACTCCTCAGTGGGTGTAGTCATTCTGGTTTGGTTTCTGCAGGCAGAAGATATTTTTCTGAGATGTATGACATTTATGGAGTTACACCAGCTATTGAACACTATGGCTGCATGGTTGACCTATTGGGACGAGCAGGGTTGCTCAAAGAAGCTGTTGAACTTGTGAAAACCATGCCAGTGAAACCTAATGCGCAGGTATGGGGAAGTTTGCTCATGGCTTGTCAAATTCATAAGGACAATGAACTCAGTAAGGATGTGGTTCAGAATCTGCTTGATTTGGATCCACGCGACGGAGGAAATTACGTGTATTTATCTAATTTGTATGCATCATTAAGTCGCTGGGATGAGGTTAATGTCTGCCGCAAGGTAATGATTGATAGAGGGGTTCACAAAGTACCAGGATGCAGTTCAATAGAGGTGGACGGTATGGTGCATGAGTTTGTGGCTGGGGACAGTAGACATCTGCAGATCACACAAATCAACATGTTTCTTGATGAGATTGCAAAGAAGTTAAAAGAGCATGGCCATGCGTCTAATAGAGCTCTAGTGCTCCATGATATTGAGGATGAGGAGAAGGAAACTGCAGTCAGCTATCACAGTGAAAGAATCGCCGTTGCTTTTGGGCTCATGAGCACACCACCTGGGAAGACTATCAGGGTGGTGAAGAACCTCCGCACTTGCAGTGATTGCCATTCTGCTCttaaaattatttcaaacgtATACAAGAGAGAAATTGTTGTGAGGGATAGGAAAAGGTTTCACCACTTCAAGGATGGATGCTGTTCCTGCAGGGACTATTGGTAA
- the LOC115756814 gene encoding phototropin-2, translated as MEKPAPEPIESRRHGALDEIEESPGVFVNREQAGKWMAFEKHQAPDRPQPSSELSQPSSELSPPNLATASNGGSASQAGRGPTLTAASIAERTAEWGLYVKPEGGEGSFQAPGFTIRASGDGGERSTNSSERFAVESMRTSEDSNYGPEALPRVSQELKNALASLQQTFVVSDATKPECPILYASSGFFTMTGYSSNEVIGRNCRFLQGPETDQNEVTKIRNAVKTGKSYCGRLLNYKKDGTPFWNLLTLTPIKDDKGNTIKFIGMQVEVSKYTEGVVDKALRPNGLPQSLIRYDARQKEEALESITEVVQTVKHPRSHIRSISYDVRNEELERFNLDSFLPKYTDTEKLSTPGRQTPLIDRASSLPRTSSIQEAEKKSRKSGHLSLVGFKGRSPSIGRKQELQQSIEPEVLVTKDLESRDSWDRTDRERDIRQGIDLATTLERIEKNFVITDPRLPDNPIIFASDSFLELTEYTREEILGRNCRFLQGPETDQSIVSKIRDAIREQREITVQLINYTKSGKKFWNVFHLQPMRDQKGELQYFIGVQLDGSDHVEPLRNRLSERTELQSAKLVKATAENVDEAVRELPDANLRPEDLWAIHSQPVFPRPHKRYSPSWIAIQKITARGEKIGLRHFKPIRPLGCGDTGSVHLVELQDTGELFAMKAMEKSMMLNRNKVHRACIEREIISLLDHPFLPTLYSSFQTPTHVCLITDFCPGGELFALIDKQPMKIFTEDSARFYAAEVLVGLEYLHCLGIVYRDLKPENILLQKDGHVVLTDFDLSFLTSCKPQIIHRPPPKSRRKSRSQPQAMFVAEPVTQSNSFLGTEEYIAPEIITGAGHSSVIDWWALGILLYEMLYGRTPFRGKNRQKTFANILHKDLTFPSSIRVSLAARQLIYALLQRDPASRLGSNNGANEIKQHPFFREINWPLIRCMSPPPLEAPLQLIGKDPKAKDVHWEEDGVLVSSMDLDIF; from the exons ATGGAGAAACCTGCTCCGGAACCAATTGAATCGCGCCGTCACGGCGCCCTTGACGAAATTGAAGAGTCTCCGGGGGTCTTCGTCAACAGAGAGCAAGCCGGCAAGTGGATGGCCTTCGAAAAGCATCAGGCCCCCGATCGTCCCCAACCGAGCTCGGAACTTAGCCAACCGAGCTCGGAACTTAGCCCTCCGAATCTCGCAACGGCCTCCAACGGCGGGTCGGCCTCCCAAGCCGGGCGAGGCCCAACCCTGACCGCAGCGTCCATCGCGGAGAGGACGGCGGAGTGGGGGCTGTACGTGAAGCCGGAGGGCGGGGAAGGGAGCTTCCAGGCGCCGGGTTTCACGATCAGGGCGTCGGGCGACGGCGGCGAGCGGAGCACGAATTCGTCGGAGAGGTTCGCGGTGGAGTCGATGAGGACGTCGGAGGACTCGAACTACGGGCCGGAGGCGCTGCCGAGGGTGTCGCAGGAGCTCAAGAACGCGTTGGCGTCGCTGCAGCAGACGTTCGTGGTGTCGGACGCGACGAAGCCGGAGTGCCCGATCTTGTACGCTAGCAGTGGCTTCTTCACCATGACCGGCTACTCCTCCAATGAGGTCATCGGGAGGAACTG CCGGTTTCTTCAAGGACCGGAGACGGACCAGAACGAAGTGACCAAGATAAGGAATGCTGTGAAAACCGGGAAAAGCTACTGCGGTAGGCTTCTGAACTACAAGAAGGATGGAACTCCCTTTTGGAACCTCCTCACACTCACCCCCATCAAAGATGACAAAGGAAACACCATCAAGTTCATCGG AATGCAAGTTGAGGTCAGCAAGTACACAGAGGGTGTTGTCGATAAAGCTTTGAGGCCAAATGGATTGCCTCAGTCCTTAATCCGCTATGATG CTCGTCAGAAGGAAGAGGCTTTGGAATCCATCACGGAGGTTGTCCAAACAGTGAAGCATCCACGATCTCATATTCGGTCTATAAGTTACGATGTTAGGAATGAAGAACTGGAAAGATTTAACCTTGACTCCTTCCTGCCGAAGTACACAGATACCGAAAAACTGAGCACCCCTGGTAGACAAACTCCTCTAATAGATCGTGCTAGTAGTTTGCCGCGTACCAGTTCCATTCAAGAAGCGGaaaagaaatctcgaaaatCAGGACATCTCTCCTTGGTGGG gttcaaagggaggTCTCCAAGCATTGGAAGGAAGCAAGAGCTACAACAAAGTATTGAACCTGAAGTTTTGGTGACAAAAGATTTGGAAAGCAGAGACAGTTGGGACCGCACTGATAGAGAGAGGGATATCCGCCAAGGAATAGACCTTGCAACCACATTGGAGCGCATAGAAAAGAACTTTGTGATTACAGATCCCAGACTACCAGATAATCCAATT ATATTTGCTTCTGACAGCTTCCTTGAATTGACTGAATATACCCGTGAGGAAATTTTGGGAAGAAATTGTAG GTTTCTTCAAGGTCCTGAAACAGATCAGTCAATTGTCTCCAAGATTAGAGACGCTATAAGAGAACAAAGAGAGATCACTGTTCAGTTGATCAACTATACTAAGAGCG GGAAGAAATTTTGGAACGTGTTTCACTTGCAACCTATGCGCGACCAGAAG GGTGAGCTTCAATACTTCATTGGTGTTCAACTAGATGGAAGTGATCATGTGGAACCCCTTAGGAACCGTCTTTCTGAAAGGACAGAGCTACAAAGTGCAAAACTG GTCAAAGCTACAGCTGAAAATGTTGATGAAGCTGTCCGTGAGCTTCCTGATGCCAATTTG AGGCCAGAAGATTTGTGGGCAATTCATTCTCAACCCGTCTTCCCAAGGCCTCACAAAAGATATAGTCCTTCATGGATAGCAATCCAAAAG ATCACAGCACGCGGTGAAAAAATCGGCCTGCGGCATTTTAAGCCCATCAGGCCTTTGGGTTGTGGCGACACTGGGAG CGTTCATTTGGTGGAACTGCAAGACACAGGTGAACTGTTTGCTATGAAGGCGATGGAAAAATCAATGATGTTGAATCGTAACAAG GTTCACCGAGCATGTATTGAAAGAGAAATCATTTCATTACTGGATCATCCGTTTCTTCCAACGCTATACAGTTCCTTTCAG ACTCCAACACATGTTTGTTTAATCACGGACTTTTGTCCTGGTGGAGAATTGTTTGCTTTGATTGACAAACagccaatgaaaatatttacggAGGATTCTGCAAG GTTCTATGCAGCAGAGGTCCTTGTTGGTTTGGAATATCTTCATTGCTTAG GAATAGTATATCGGGACTTGAAGCCTGAGAACATTTTACTCCAGAAGGATGGGCATGTCGTATTGACTGACTTCGACTTATCCTTCTTGACATCCTGTAAACCCCAA ATAATACATCGTCCCCCTCCCAAAAGTAGAAGAAAATCAAGGAGTCAGCCACAAGCGATGTTTGTTGCCGAACCAGTAACACAATCCAATTCCTTTCTCGGAACTGAAGAGTACATTGCACCT GAAATTATAACAGGAGCAGGGCATAGCAGCGTTATCGATTGGTGGGCCCTTG GCATCTTATTGTACGAGATGTTGTATGGGCGGACGCCTTTTAGAGGAAAGAACAGGCAGAAGACATTTGCCAACATCTTGCACAAGGATCTAACATTCCCAAGTAGCATTCGA GTAAGTCTCGCAGCCAGGCAACTCATCTATGCGTTGTTACAGAGAGATCCTGCATCCCGTCTAGGATCAAATAATGGCGCCAATGAAATCAAGCAACATCCTTTCTTCCGGGAGATCAACTGGCCTCTCATTCGCTGCATG TCCCCACCTCCACTAGAAGCGCCTCTTCAGCTAATTGGAAAGGATCCAAAAGCCAAGGATGTACATTGGGAAGAGGATGGAGTGCTCGTCTCTTCCATGGACCTGGATATATTTTGA